Below is a genomic region from Syntrophorhabdus sp..
CCGACGGGGCAGCGTATCCACAAGGCCCTCAAGGTCCTGACACACATGGGCAAGCACACGCCGAAGATCTTCCAGGCGTGCTGCACCGGCGAGCACATGGATGTGGAGATACAGATGTTCCGGATCAACGAGAAGGGACAGGAGGAGAAGTACTTCACCATCAAGCTCCAGGATGCCATCATCGTCGAGTCACGGGAGTGGTTCCCGGAGACCTTCGTCGAGGGTAACAGGCCCTTCAAGCACATGGAGGACATCCTCTTCACTTACGAGACGATCATCTGGACCTACGTCCCCGACGGCGTCGAGGCGGAAGACTCCTGGAAGAAACCTGTCAGCTCCTGATAACCGGCGGCTGTCTCACGGCTCCGACAGGGGAATGAGAAGGATAAGGCCTTAAAGCGGGCGGGGCCGGGTCAGACCGGCCCCGCTGCATAGCTGTACCGCAACCCCGGTATGAACCCATGTATGAAGAGCGATTGACGCAAAGGATCCGAAACCTCGAGCGCATAAACACCGCCAAGGGCA
It encodes:
- the hcp gene encoding type VI secretion system tube protein Hcp is translated as PTGQRIHKALKVLTHMGKHTPKIFQACCTGEHMDVEIQMFRINEKGQEEKYFTIKLQDAIIVESREWFPETFVEGNRPFKHMEDILFTYETIIWTYVPDGVEAEDSWKKPVSS